The following proteins come from a genomic window of Nocardiopsis sp. YSL2:
- a CDS encoding TAXI family TRAP transporter solute-binding subunit has translation MTRSPRHWLWSITGSAAALVAATALLTWSLPLPQEPLRLSLGTGGEGGVYHAYGAGLAQVSDGLDQVEIVTHTTAASVENNRLVSDGAMDAAFTLADVAALAVSGEEPFSDPLPIRAVARLYDNHTHVVVRADAPYEGLDDLEGATVSLGASGSGTEMIAERLLDLAGLEQVPDDAGSAGAGEVTAVRLSIERSARALRDGGVDAFVWSGGLPTQAVADLAEQTPIRLLDLSEHVPALVDAYGGYFSELPVPSGTYAGVPAVRTIGVPSLLVVNERMPHEVAEDLTALLFESRSALAETHPVALQLHPRSAIATLPVPLHSGAAEYYRSVKYAYDP, from the coding sequence ATGACACGGTCACCCCGCCACTGGCTGTGGTCGATCACCGGATCCGCCGCGGCCCTCGTGGCGGCCACCGCTCTCCTCACCTGGTCCCTTCCTCTGCCCCAGGAACCCTTGCGCCTCTCCCTGGGTACCGGCGGTGAGGGCGGGGTCTACCACGCCTACGGCGCGGGCCTGGCCCAGGTGTCGGACGGGCTGGACCAGGTCGAGATCGTCACCCACACGACCGCGGCCAGCGTCGAGAACAACCGCCTGGTCTCCGACGGCGCGATGGACGCGGCCTTCACCCTGGCCGACGTGGCGGCGCTCGCCGTCTCCGGCGAGGAGCCCTTCTCCGATCCCCTACCGATCAGGGCGGTCGCCCGCCTCTACGACAACCACACCCACGTCGTGGTGCGCGCGGACGCGCCCTACGAGGGGCTCGACGACCTGGAAGGCGCCACCGTGTCCCTGGGCGCCTCGGGGTCGGGCACGGAGATGATCGCCGAACGGCTCCTGGACCTGGCCGGCCTGGAGCAGGTCCCCGACGACGCGGGGTCGGCGGGAGCCGGCGAGGTGACGGCGGTGCGGCTCTCGATCGAGAGGTCGGCCCGGGCGCTGCGCGACGGCGGCGTCGACGCCTTCGTCTGGTCCGGCGGCCTGCCCACCCAGGCCGTGGCCGACCTGGCCGAGCAGACCCCGATCCGGCTGCTGGACCTGTCCGAGCACGTGCCCGCCCTGGTCGACGCCTACGGCGGGTACTTCTCGGAGCTGCCCGTTCCCAGCGGCACCTACGCGGGGGTGCCCGCCGTGCGCACGATCGGTGTGCCGAGCCTGCTGGTGGTCAACGAGCGGATGCCCCACGAGGTGGCCGAGGACCTGACCGCGCTGCTGTTCGAGTCGCGTTCGGCCCTGGCCGAGACCCATCCGGTGGCGCTGCAGCTGCACCCGCGGTCGGCGATCGCGACCCTGCCGGTACCGCTCCACTCGGGCGCGGCCGAGTACTACCGCTCGGTCAAGTACGCCTACGATCCGTGA
- a CDS encoding sensor histidine kinase, with protein MRRRVVTVYVALLVTACLGLAVPLCVSIAARGTSEMLLDRINDTARFAGLAEPSVLTGTEDTLTGELTAYDRLYGITALVVDREGTVVAASREGVTLADLAPAAGAGEGTAPPAAVRTALAGNRMGADTIVYPWQAEPLVVAEPIGRSGEIVGAAVTASPTGALRRAMLVQWAVAWAAAAGLLVAGIAAAGPLTRWILRPIDDLEVATRAIIEGSLDTRVHADAGPGELRRLGESFNRMADTISSMLESQRTFVAYAGHQVRNPLAALRLRVDALARHLPPEGSQEHRLALDEVDRLTRVCDSLLTLARTEDAEHAMVVEDVAEVAADRVASWRPIAERAGAVLEWEGDDDVRVPCVEGTLDQALDALIDNALKFGGAGVRIVVRVHRAARAEDGTEYVDVHVVDDGPGLPGDQLGSATRPFWRDGHDGVGGSGLGLSIVVTLLELQGASLELSPARPHGIDARVRLPV; from the coding sequence ATGCGCCGACGTGTGGTGACCGTGTACGTGGCCCTGCTGGTCACGGCCTGTCTGGGCCTGGCCGTGCCGCTCTGCGTCAGTATCGCCGCGCGCGGTACCTCCGAGATGCTCCTGGACCGGATCAACGACACCGCTCGCTTCGCGGGGCTCGCCGAACCCAGTGTGCTCACGGGAACGGAGGACACCCTGACGGGCGAACTCACCGCCTACGACCGGCTGTACGGGATCACCGCCCTGGTCGTCGACCGGGAGGGAACCGTGGTCGCGGCCTCCCGGGAGGGCGTGACCCTGGCCGACCTCGCCCCGGCCGCGGGGGCCGGCGAGGGGACCGCGCCCCCCGCGGCCGTCCGCACCGCCCTGGCGGGCAACCGGATGGGCGCCGACACGATCGTCTACCCCTGGCAGGCGGAGCCGCTCGTGGTCGCCGAGCCCATCGGCCGCTCGGGGGAGATCGTCGGCGCCGCCGTCACCGCCTCGCCGACCGGGGCGCTGCGCCGCGCCATGCTCGTCCAGTGGGCGGTGGCCTGGGCGGCCGCGGCGGGGCTGCTCGTGGCGGGCATCGCCGCCGCCGGCCCGCTCACCCGCTGGATCCTGCGCCCCATCGACGACCTGGAGGTGGCCACGCGGGCGATCATCGAGGGCAGCCTCGACACGCGTGTGCACGCCGACGCCGGGCCCGGGGAACTGCGCCGCCTGGGGGAGTCGTTCAACCGCATGGCGGACACCATCAGCTCCATGCTGGAGAGCCAGCGCACCTTCGTGGCCTACGCCGGACACCAGGTGCGCAATCCGCTGGCGGCCCTGCGGCTGAGGGTGGACGCCCTGGCGCGGCACCTGCCGCCGGAGGGGAGCCAGGAGCACCGCCTGGCCCTGGACGAGGTCGACCGGCTCACCCGGGTCTGCGACAGCCTGCTCACCCTGGCCAGGACCGAGGACGCCGAGCACGCGATGGTGGTGGAGGACGTCGCCGAGGTCGCCGCGGACCGGGTGGCCTCCTGGCGGCCCATCGCCGAGCGCGCCGGAGCCGTCCTGGAGTGGGAGGGCGACGACGACGTTCGGGTGCCGTGCGTGGAGGGCACCCTCGACCAGGCGCTGGACGCGCTGATCGACAACGCGCTGAAGTTCGGCGGGGCCGGGGTGCGGATCGTGGTGCGCGTGCACCGGGCCGCCCGGGCCGAGGACGGTACCGAGTACGTGGACGTGCACGTGGTCGACGACGGGCCCGGACTGCCCGGGGACCAGCTGGGGAGCGCGACCCGGCCCTTCTGGCGCGACGGCCACGACGGGGTGGGCGGCAGCGGGCTCGGGCTGTCCATCGTCGTCACCCTGCTGGAGCTGCAGGGCGCGAGCCTGGAGCTGAGCCCGGCGCGGCCGCACGGCATCGACGCCCGCGTCCGCCTGCCCGTGTGA
- the glpD gene encoding glycerol-3-phosphate dehydrogenase — protein MATTWLGPKERAASLAAMAEEEFDVLVVGGGIVGAGIALDAVSRGLSTALIEARDFASGTSSRSSKLIHGGLRYLEQLDFELVREALHERGLLLTTIAPHLVRPVPFLFPFSHHWERAYIGAGVTLYDALALTSRNNRGLPAHRHLTRSGALRVFPALKRDALAGAVQYWDAQVDDARFVTTVLRTAAGLGARIASRVQAVGFLREGEHVVGADATDLETSDKVRIRARQVVNAAGVWTDDIQEMVGGRGQIHVRASKGVHLVVPRDRIQASSGMILRTEKSVLFVIPWGRHWIIGTTDTAWDLDKENPAASRADIDYVLDHINQVLRTPLGRDDVEGVYAGLRPLLSGESEQTSKLSREHTVAHPVPGLVLIAGGKYTTYRVMAEDAVDAVAHGLGGAVPASVTDRLPLVGADGFAALSNQRHVLARHSGLHVSRIGHLLRRYGSSVHDVLAMIRDRPDLGRPLAGADDYLRAEVVYAAQAEGARHLEDVLSRRTRISFETWDRGIAVAEEAAELLAGVLEWDDEQTRREVEFYRKGIEAERAAQEQDTDQEADAIQHGAPEIVPDAHISRP, from the coding sequence ATGGCGACCACCTGGTTGGGACCGAAGGAGCGCGCGGCGTCACTCGCGGCGATGGCCGAGGAGGAGTTCGACGTCCTCGTGGTCGGCGGCGGCATCGTCGGAGCCGGGATCGCGTTGGACGCGGTGTCACGGGGACTGTCCACGGCGCTCATCGAGGCGCGCGACTTCGCCTCGGGCACCTCCAGCAGATCCAGCAAGCTCATCCACGGCGGCCTGCGCTACCTGGAGCAGCTCGACTTCGAGCTGGTCCGTGAGGCCCTGCACGAGCGCGGTCTGCTGCTCACCACCATCGCGCCGCACCTGGTCAGGCCGGTGCCCTTCCTCTTCCCGTTCTCCCACCACTGGGAGCGCGCCTACATCGGCGCGGGCGTCACGCTCTACGACGCCCTGGCCCTGACCTCGCGCAACAACCGCGGCCTGCCCGCGCACCGGCACCTGACCCGGTCCGGGGCCCTGCGGGTGTTCCCCGCGCTCAAGCGCGACGCCTTGGCCGGGGCCGTCCAGTACTGGGACGCCCAGGTGGACGACGCCCGCTTCGTCACCACCGTGCTGCGCACCGCCGCCGGGCTCGGCGCGCGCATCGCCTCGCGCGTGCAGGCGGTGGGCTTCCTCCGAGAGGGCGAACACGTCGTCGGCGCCGACGCCACCGACCTGGAGACCAGCGACAAGGTGCGGATCCGCGCGCGCCAGGTCGTCAACGCCGCGGGGGTGTGGACCGACGACATCCAGGAGATGGTGGGCGGCCGAGGCCAGATCCACGTGCGCGCCTCCAAGGGCGTGCACCTGGTCGTGCCGCGCGACCGCATCCAGGCGTCCTCCGGCATGATCCTGCGCACCGAGAAGAGCGTCCTGTTCGTCATCCCGTGGGGACGGCACTGGATCATCGGTACGACCGACACCGCGTGGGACCTGGACAAGGAGAACCCCGCCGCCAGTCGCGCCGACATCGACTACGTCCTGGACCACATCAACCAGGTGCTGCGCACGCCCCTGGGGCGCGACGACGTCGAGGGCGTGTACGCGGGCCTGCGGCCGCTGCTGTCGGGGGAGTCGGAGCAGACCTCCAAGCTCTCCCGCGAGCACACCGTCGCGCACCCCGTCCCCGGCCTGGTCCTGATCGCGGGCGGCAAGTACACCACCTACCGCGTGATGGCCGAGGACGCCGTGGACGCCGTCGCACACGGGCTGGGCGGCGCTGTTCCCGCCTCGGTCACCGACCGGCTGCCCCTGGTGGGCGCCGACGGGTTCGCCGCGCTGTCCAACCAGCGCCACGTGCTCGCGCGCCACTCCGGCCTGCACGTGTCCAGGATCGGCCACCTGCTGCGCCGCTACGGCTCGTCCGTCCACGACGTGCTCGCCATGATCCGCGACCGGCCCGACCTCGGCCGACCGCTGGCCGGTGCCGACGACTACCTGAGGGCGGAGGTCGTCTACGCCGCGCAGGCCGAGGGCGCCCGCCACCTGGAGGACGTGCTCTCGCGCCGTACCCGGATCTCCTTCGAGACCTGGGACCGCGGGATCGCGGTCGCGGAGGAGGCCGCCGAGCTCCTCGCGGGCGTCCTGGAGTGGGACGACGAGCAGACCCGGCGCGAGGTGGAGTTCTACCGCAAGGGGATCGAGGCCGAGCGCGCCGCGCAGGAACAGGACACCGACCAGGAGGCCGACGCGATCCAGCACGGGGCGCCGGAGATCGTTCCGGACGCGCACATCAGCCGGCCCTGA
- a CDS encoding response regulator transcription factor, with translation MIKVLLVEDDVRLADALAGALEAHGYVVDQVRTAKAALASAPADIVLLDLGLPDMDGVDLCRRLRERADGGDTGVIMVTARGRQRERVRGLRSGADDYVVKPLAVDELCARIEAVLRRTRRRADDTALDLGPLRVDLATRTVTRDGAPVELTRKEFDLLVALAREAGSVVSREHLLLRVWQTSWPGTLRTLEVHIGTLRSKLDVPGLIETVRGVGYRLTTTEPDAVAPSAEPVAPGRPAPRT, from the coding sequence ATGATCAAGGTGCTGCTCGTCGAGGACGACGTCCGTCTCGCCGACGCCCTGGCCGGCGCGCTGGAGGCACACGGATACGTGGTCGACCAGGTGCGTACCGCCAAGGCCGCACTGGCGTCGGCACCCGCCGACATCGTCCTGCTCGACCTCGGCCTGCCCGACATGGACGGCGTCGACCTGTGCCGCCGGCTGCGCGAGCGGGCCGACGGCGGCGACACCGGCGTCATCATGGTCACCGCGCGGGGACGCCAGAGGGAACGCGTCCGCGGGCTGCGCTCGGGCGCCGACGACTACGTCGTCAAGCCGCTGGCCGTGGACGAGCTGTGCGCCCGGATCGAGGCGGTCCTGCGCCGTACCCGGCGGCGCGCCGACGACACGGCCCTGGACCTGGGGCCGCTGCGCGTCGATCTGGCCACCCGGACGGTCACCCGCGACGGTGCGCCCGTGGAGCTCACCCGCAAGGAGTTCGACCTCCTGGTCGCCCTGGCCAGGGAGGCGGGCTCGGTGGTCTCGCGCGAGCACCTCCTGCTGCGCGTGTGGCAGACCTCCTGGCCCGGCACGCTGCGCACCCTGGAGGTGCACATCGGCACCCTGCGCTCCAAGCTCGACGTGCCCGGCCTCATCGAGACCGTGCGCGGCGTCGGCTACCGCCTGACCACCACCGAACCGGACGCCGTCGCCCCGTCCGCCGAGCCGGTCGCGCCCGGCCGTCCGGCTCCGCGGACCTGA